From Amycolatopsis sp. WQ 127309:
GTGACGACGGCGCCGTCCGCGTTGGACAGTAGCGGGCGGGTGGGATCGGCCGGCGTCAGCTCGGCGGCGTGGGCGCGCAGCGCCTCTTCGGCGGGCGCCATGTAGCGCGTGTGGAACGCGCCGGCGACCTTGAGGGCGCGGATCTTCGTGCCTTCCAGGGGCTCGGCGACGATCTTGGCGATTGCGTCGGCCGCGCCGGAGGCGACGATCTGCCCCGCTCCGTTGCGGTTCGCCGCGGTCAGGCCCTGCTCGCCCAGCCACGCGACGACCTGCTCGGGGTCCCCGAGCATCACCGCGGCCATCGACGTCGGTTCGATCGCGCAGGCCTTCGCCATCTCGGCCCCGCGGACGGCGGCGAGCGCGACGGCCTCTTCGGGCTTCAGCACCCCGGCGATCGCGGCGGCGGCCAGCTCACCCACCGAGTGCCCGGCGACCGGCGCGTCCGCGGGGACCGGCGCGGTGGCCTGGAGGTGCTCGAAGGTGAGCAGCGACAGCGCGACGATCAGCGGCTGCGCGATCGCGGTGTCCTGGATCTCCTCGGCGCCGGCTTCCGTGCCGAGGCGCAGCAGATCGAGCCCCGCGCGCTCGGACCACTGGGCGACGCGCTCGCGCGCGCCGTCGAGGTCGAGCCAGGGCGTGAACATGCCGGGGGCCTGGGATCCCTGGCCGGGAGCGAGCACTGCTGACGTCACCCTCTAAGACAACACGGGGACGGTGCTGTCTGGGGATGCTGACGCTCACAGTGTCTGCCGCGCGTCTTTGTCGGAAACCTCCAAAGACGCGCCGTGCGACCTCGCACGTAACCCGGAAGCCTTGTCGGGTTCAATCACCTTTCGCTGTTAAGTCCATCACGTGACGGGGCTCTCGTGAGAGGGTCTCGGACGGCGTGGGGAGCCGGTCACCAGAGGCCGCGGGCGCGGGCCAGCCGGCCCACCGCCAGCGCGATCCGCAGCACCAGCGCGTCCCGGGGGTCGGTCGGCTGGCAGCCCGTCAGGTCCGCCGCCTTGCGGAGGCGGTAGCGGACCGTGTTCGGGTGGACGAACAGCGTCTTCGCGCACGTCTCCAGCACGCCGCCGCTCTCGAGGTAGGCCTCCACCGTGCGCTGCAGCGTCGGGCCGGCCTCCTCCAGCGGGCGGGCGATGGTGTCGACCAGCAGCCGCTCGGCTTCGGCGTCGCCCGAGAGCGCGCGTTCCGGGAGGAGGTCCGCCGAGCGCACCGGGCGGGGCGCGCCCGGCCAGCCGACCACCGCCCGCAGGCCGGACAACGCCTCCGTCGCGCTGTGGTGCGCCTCCGCGAGCGTCGGGACCGTCGGGCCGGCCACCACCGGGCCGTCGGCGAAGGCCACCGCCATCCGGCCGAGGATCTCGCGTTCCTTCACCCCGCCCTCGGTCGCGCCGCCGATGACGACCACCAGCCGCGAGCCCTGCACGGACAGCAGCACCGGCCGCCCCACACGAGCGGCGCGGCTGCGGACCTCGAACACGACCGTCGGCGGGTCCTCCGACGGCGGGTTGCCCACCAGGACCGTCGCCGCGGCGGTCGGGTCCCAGCCCAGCGCCGTCGCGCGCGAGAGAACGGACTCTTCGGCGTCGCCGCGGACGATGCCGTCGACGACCAGGGCCTCCAGCCGGGCGTCCCACGCGCCGCGCGCCTCGGCCGCGGCGGCGTAGGAGTTGGCCGCGGCGAAGGCGATTTCCCGGCCGTAGCGCAGGATTCCCTCGATCAGCGCGGCCCGCTCGGCCTCGTTCGCCGCGAAGTCCGGCAGCTGTTCCTCGAAAACCTCGATGGCGAGCCGGACCATGCCGACGGCCTGGCGCAGGCTGACCCACCGCGACAGCTCCGCCGGCGCGTCGCGGAACGCCTCGGTCGTGAGCTTCAAGGCCTCTTTGGAGTCCCGCAGCCAGCCGACGAACCCCGCCGCGCCGGCCTGGGTGATCAGCAGGACGCTCGCGCGCTGGTCGGCGGGCAGCCGGGCGAACCACGGCAACCGCTGTTCCATGACGGCGATGCTGGCGCTCGCCAGGCTGCCGGACGCGTGCTCCAGCCGCCGGAGCGTCTTCGCGGACAGTCCGTGGTGCTTCGGCACACGCCGTGTGGTGGGTTCGGCCATTTCGACGCGATCCTACGTGGCCCGCAACTTTCGTAGCCCGCGATGGCAACGCGGGTCGCTATGCGGCGCGTCTACCGGCTGCCTACGATCGCAGCCAAGCGGAGGAAATGGGGGCACCGGGATGACCGGTCTAGAGATCGACGCGATCTCCAAACGCTACGGCGACGTGGTCGCTTTGCGCGAAATGACGTTCGACGTCCGGCCGGGCGAGTTGTTCGGCTTCGTCGGCAGCAACGGCGCCGGGAAGACGACGACCATGCGCATCGCGCTGGGCGTCCTTTCCGCCGACGCCGGCGAAGTGCGTTACGCGGGCGAGCCCGTGACGCACGAAACGCGCCGCCACATCGGTTACATGCCCGAGGAACGCGGGCTGTACCCGAAGATGAAGGTGGGGGAGCAGCTCACGTACCTGGCCCGGCTGCACGGGATGTCCGCGTCCGACGCCAAGACGTCGGCGGAGAAGTGGACGGAACGGCTGGGCGTGGCCGCGCGCCGCGACGACGAGGTGCAGAAGCTCAGCCTCGGCAACCAGCAGCGCGTCCAGCTGGCCGCCGCGCTGGTGCACGAGCCGCGGATCCTGGTGCTCGACGAGCCGTTCTCCGGCCTCGACCCGGTCGCGGTCGACGTGATGAGCCAGGTGCTCAAGGAGAAGGCCGGCGACGGCGTGCCGGTCGTGTTCTCCAGCCACCAGCTCGACCTGGTGGAGCGGCTCTGCGACCGGGTCGGCATCGTCCGGAGTGGACAGATGGTGGAGGTCGGCACGGTCGAAGAGCTGCGTTCCGGCGGTGCGGTGCGGCTGCGCGTCGACGTGCCCGGAGCCGGTGACGGCTGGGCCGACGGCCTCGCCGGCGTCAAGGTGCTCGGCCGGAAGGGCACCGCGACCGAGCTGGAGCTGGCCGACGGCGCGGACGACCAGGCCGTGCTCCGGGCCGCGCTGGCCACCGGGCCGGTGCGCGAGTTCGCCCGCGAGCAGCCGACGCTGGCCGACCTGTTCCGTTCCGTCGTGACGACCGAGGAGGTCCCCGCATGAGTACCCCGGTTCCGGACGTCCGGATGAGCGCGGCGGGCGCCGTCGGGCTGGTCGCCTCGCGCGAGATCGGCACCCGCGTCCGCTCCAAGGCCTACCGCGTCACCACCGTCGTGATGCTGCTGCTGATCGTCGTCGGCATCGTCGTGATCAAGCTGATCTCGGGCGGCGGGGGCGCCGACGCGACGATCGGCTACACCCCGGCCACCGCCGGGTTCAGCGCGCCGCTGCAGGCGACCGGCAAGGCCGTCGACCAGAGCATCGACGTCACCCAGGTCGCCGACGAGGCCGCCGGGCGCGCGAAGCTGGCCGACGGCTCGATCGACGCGCTGCTCACCGGCGACGGCAAGAGCGTGCACGTCCAGGTGAAGAAGGACCTCGACGGCAAGCTCGCGAACGTGCTGCAGCTGCTGTCCCGCCAGGTCGCGCTCGACCAGCAGATCACCACGCTCGGCGGCAACCCGGCCCAGTTCGAGGCCACCGTCTCGGCCGCGAAGTTCGTCGAGGACCCGCCGCTGGAGGAGCCGTACGACTACAACGGCCAGCAGCTGGTGCTCGGCATCGTCGCCGGCATCCTGATCTACCTCTCGCTGATGATCAACGGCCAGAGCGTCGCCCAGGGTGTCGTCGAGGAGAAGACGTCCCGCGTCGTCGAGCTGCTGCTCTCGACGATCAAGCCGTGGCAGCTGATGGCCGGGAAGGTGCTCGGCATCGGGGTGGTCGGGCTGATCCAGATGGTCGTCATCGGGGCCGGCGGGGTGATCGCCGGCTTGGCCACGGGCGTGCTCACGGTGTCCGTTTCGGCGGCCGTCGGCACGGTCGTCTGGCTGATCGTCTGGTACCTGCTCGGGTTCTTCATGTACTCGATCGTGTTCGCCGCGCTGGGTGCGCTGGTGTCCCGGCAGGAGGACGTCGGCGGTGCGGTGATGCCGGCGCTGATGTTCGTGATCGCCGGGTACGTGGTGGGGATTTCCGTGCTGCCGTCGGATCCGGGCAACACGTTCGCCGAAGTGCTTTCGGTGATCCCGGTGTTCGCGCCGACGCTGATGCCGATGCGGCTGGCGATGGGCGGGGTGCCGGTGTGGGAAGCCGTGTTGTCGGTGGGGCTGGTGGTGCTGATGATCCCGGTACTGATCTGGCTCGCCGCGCGGATCTACCGCAACGCCGTCATGCGCAGTGGCGCGAAGGTGAAACTGCGGGACGCGCTGCGCGCCGCCTGACGTTTCCCGGTTGTTCATCCGGCCCTCGGACCGCTTCGGCGTCCGGGGGCCGGTTTGTTCTCGGCCCGTGACACCGGGATTCCCCCAAATGCTCGAGGCCGCCCGGCGCTTGCGGTTTACGCTGCGCCGGACGGCCTCGTCTCCCCGGTCCCCACCGGTAGAACCAGTATGGCTGCCAACGATCTTTGCGCGCCAGTCGTCTCACTCGATCGTGGGGCGCACGAGTTGCCGCCGCTGGGTACCTGATCAACGATCCGGTGCACAACAGCGGCACCACCCGAATCGCGGCGCGATTCGGTGCGAAACATCAAGAGGGAGTCGGCATGGGCCAGCAACTCAAGGACGGACTGGGACAAGCGTGGAACCTCGTGGCCACGTTCGTCCCGAAACTCGTCGGTTTCCTGATCATCCTGCTGATCGGCTGGCTGATCGCGAAGGCCGTCTCGAAGGGCCTGAGCCTCGTTCTCGGAAAGGTGGGGTTCGGCAAGCTGATCGAGAAGACCGGCCTTTCCGCCAGCATCGGCCAGCAGAAGATCGACGCGGCCGGGATCCTCGTGAAACTGGTCTACTACTTCATCCTGCTGATCGCGCTGCAGCTGGCGTTCGGCGTGTTCGGACCGACCAACCCGGTCAGCCAGCTGCTCAACGACATCATCGCGTTCCTGCCGCGGATCGTGGTCGCGCTGGTGCTGATCGTGGTCGCCGCGGCCATCGCGAAGGTCGTGCGTGACGTCGTGACGTCGGCGATGTCGGGCCGCCCGGCCGGCCGGTACCTGGCCACCGGCGCCTACTGGCTGATCATGGCGTTCGGCATCATCGCCGCGCTCGGCCAGGTCAACATCGCGACCGCGATCACCGGCCCGGTGCTGATCGCCGTGCTGGCCACCATCGGCGGCGTCATCGTCGTCGGCTTCGGCGGCGGCCTGATCAAGCCGGCGCAGGACCGCTGGCGCGGCTGGATGGCGAACATGCAGCAGCAGCTGGCGGAGACGCCGCAGCAGCGCACGGGCGAGATGGGCCGCAGTGAGGCCCCCCACGCGATGGTCGGCGCCGACAACACCCCGACCCCGCCGGTCGGGACCCCGCGCCCGCAGATCTGAGCAGCGGAGTGACGAGACGGGCCCGGCAGACGAGGAAGCTGCCGGGCCCGTTTCGTTGTGCGGATGAGGTCCGTTCGGGTGGTGTGCCGGCTCGGGGATCAACGCCGCGGGGGCCCGGGGGAGTGGTCCAGCCGGCGGATTCGGAACGGCCGGGCCCGCCGGCCGGAGGAGAACTCATGGGAATCAAGCCGTCACCGTGCTGCAATTCGCGTGCCACAGCAAGCACACGCTGTGCAATCTCACCTACGGCGCCGGTACGCGCGTCGACTACGTTGTGGCCCAGCGCAGCAAGGGCACGGGGGCGGTCGGGTTCTTCGAGGTCTTCGGTCCGGGCTCCTACAAGAAGACCGGTCCCACCAACACGGCGTTGGAGAGCACCATCGAGGTGCACAAGACCTTCCCGGACAAGTCGCTGATCTGCCTGCGGTTCTGGCGATACGACGGGCCGGGTCTGTTCACCCAGGTCGGTGGCGACGTCTGCACCTCGATCCCGATCTCCTGACCCGGGACCGCGGTGTCCTGGCCGCGACCCGGACGGCAAGTCCGTGGCGGCACCGTCCGCGTCGGCGACGTCCACGACGTGGGATGTTCCGCGCCTCACAGTCCCTGGGGAATGCGCCCCTCCCGGAGCATGTTGGTGACCGGTAGGACGAAAGGGGCGTCACGTGAACTACCTGCTGGAACACGGCTTCCGGGTGCTCGGACAGTGGATCTCCATCGCCGAGTTCGCCGGGCAGGTGTTCGCGCTGGCCGTGGTGTTCCTCGCGCAACGTCGCACCCTGTGGACGTGGCCGGTGCAGGTCGGCGCCACCGTGCTGCTGTTCGCCGTCTACGCCTCCGCGCACCTCGGCGGGCTCGCCGCCCGGCAGGTCGCCATCCTCGCCATCTCCGTCTACGGCTGGTGGGCCTGGACGCGCCGCAAGGACCCGGTGTTCGGCGTCGTCGTGCGCCAGGGCCGGCTCACCGAACGGCTCGTCATGCTCGGCACGTTCGTCGCCGGCACCACCGTGATGGCCCTGGTCCTCGACGCGCTGCACGCGTCGTGGGCGCCGTGGCCGGACGCCGCGATCTTCGTCGGCACCCTCGTCGCCTTCGGCGCGCAGGGCGCGGGGCTGGTCGAGTTCTGGCTGGTCTGGCTGGTCGTCGACGCGATCGGCGTGCCGCTGCAGATCTCGTCCGGGCTCTACTTCTCGGCCGCGATCTACATCGTGTTCGCCGGGCTGGTCGTGCACGGCTGGTGGACCTGGAACCGCTCGGCCAAGCAGCGCGTCGCGGCCCGCGACCACGGCGTCATGGCAGCATCCAGCTGAGCACCGGCGTGCTCTGACCCCACACGATCAGGCACATCACCAGCAGCAGCCCGAGGCTCCACGGCAGCACCTTGCGCAGCAGCTTGCCCTCTTCACCGGGCAGGTTCGCCGCGACGCAGGCGATGGTGAGGTTCTGCGGCGAGACCATCTTGCCGAGCACCCCGCCGGAGCTGTTGGCCGCGGCGAGCAGGTCCGCGGGCAGGCCGGTCTGGTGGGCCGCGGTCACCTGCAGCGCGCCGAACAGCGCGTTGGCCGACGTGTCGGACCCCGAGACGGCGACGCCGAACCAGCCGAGGACCGGGGACAGGAACGCGAGCGCGGCGCCGGCGGCCGCGATGAACGTGCCGATGGTGCTGGTCTGGCCGGACAGGTTCATCACGTAGGCCAGCGCGAGCACGCTGGTGACGGTGAGGATCGCGAAGCGCAGTTCCTTCACCGTCGCCAGCCATTCGCTCACCGCGCCGCTCGCGGACACCGCCAGCACCGCCGCCGTGATGATCCCGGCGATCAGCACGAGCGTGCCGCCGGTGTTGAGGAACGGCAGCGAGAACGTGTTGCCGGACACCGGTTTCCCGTTCGGCGCGGCCACGTTCAGCCCGGGCCAGCGGAACTTCCAGGTCGCCTTGTCGAGCAGCTTCTTGATCGGCGGCAGCACGGCGAGGGAGAAGATCACGATGATCAGCGCGTACGGCAGGTACGCCTTCACGACGTCGCCGCGCGCGTCCTCCGGCGGCGCTTCGGTGGTCGTCGTCCCGCCCAGCCCGACGCGGACGGCTTCGGGCACCGGACGGCGGGTCTGGGGCAGCGCCACCAGCGCGGCCGCGCCGGCGAGCGCGGCGCCGATGTCGGCCAGCTGCGGCGAGACGTAGTTGGACGCGAGGAACTGCACGAGCCCGAACGCGACCCCGCAGACCAGCGCGGGCAGCCACGTGTCGCGCAGGCCGCGCTTGCCGTCGACGATGATCACCAGCAGCAGCGGCACGACCAGGGCGAGCAACGGCGTCTGGCGCCCGACGATCGACGACACCTGCTCCAGCGGCAGCCCGGTGACCTGGGCGAGCGTGACGACCGGCGTGCCCATGGCGCCGAACGCGACCGGCGCGGTGTTCGCGACCAGCGCGACGACCGCGGCTTTCACCGGGTGGAAGCCGACGGCCACCAGCATCACGGCGCTGATCGCGACGGGCGCGCCGAAGCCCGCGAGGGCCTCCATCAGCGCGCCGAAGCAGAACGCGATGATCAGCGCCTGGATGCGCGGGTCGTCGGAGATCCGGCCGAACGAGCGGCGCAGCACGTCGAAGTGCCCGGTCCGCACGGTGAGCCGGTAGATCCACAGCGCGTTGACGACGATCCACATGATCGGCCACAGGCCGAACGCGGCGCCGGACAGCGCGCCGGAGACGGCCTGGACGATCGGCATCCCGAACGCGGCGATCCCGACGACGAGCGCGACGAGCAGCCCGATCAGGGCGGCGTGGTGCGCCTTCATCCGGACGACGCCGAGGAGGACGAGCACGGTGGCCAGGGGCAGCACGGCGACGAGCGCCGACAGGCCCAGCGAGCCGAGGGGAGTCACGTCTTGCACGAACACGGGCGACCTCCGTTTTCCACGATGCGAAAACGGCCTTTCCGCGAGTGCCCGTGATCCTCCTCACAAACCGGGCGTTACGTCAACAACTTGCGGCCGATCAGCGCAACTGGCCGGTCGTGAACCCGTCACTCGTGTGATCGAAGCCGGAACTCACGTGATCGAAGCCGGAACTCGCGAGTTCCGGCCCCAATCACGTCAATGACGGGTCTGATCACGCGAGTCACGGGTCTGATCACGTGGGTTACGGCTGGGGGAGGACGGCTAGGGCCGTGTCCGCGATCGCGCGGAGTTCGGCGGGGCTCGAACCGCCTTTGCCGAGGGCTTCGATGCCGCGGGTGACGGCCAGCAGCAGGCTCGCGAGGTGGGCCGGGTCCTGGTCGCCGGCGATGTCGCCCGCGCGCTGGGCGGCCGCGACGGCCGCCGTCAGCTGCTCCCGCAGCTCGTGGAAGACGCGCTGGGCGCGGGCCGCGACGGCTTCGTCGTGCTCTGCGCACTCCGCGGTGCCCTTCGCGAGCATGCAGCCGCGCCGGTCCCGGTCGGCCGCTGTGGACTCGGCAATCCCTGCGACGTAGTCGCGGATCCGCTGGCGGGCGCCGCTGTCGGGACCTTCGAGCGCGCGGCGCGTCGCCTCGGCGGACTCGGTGCAGTAGTCGTCGAAGACGCGCAGGAACAGCGCGTGCTTGTCGCCGAAGGCGCCGTAGAGGCTGCCTTTGCCGAGGCCGGTCGCGGCGGCGATGTCGTCGATCTTCGTGCCCGCGTAACCGGTCGCCCAGAACTGGTCCCTGGCGGCGCGCAGCACCGCGTCCTGGTCGAAGCTCCGGGGTCGTGCCATGGCCTCAGCGTACCCATTCTTGACTGTCTCGTCCATAACGGCGTAGGTTCTGGACGAGACAGTCAAGAACTCGACCAGGGGAGCATCGTGACCAGCACACTGAAGGACAAGACGGCCGTCGTGACCGGCGCCGGGACCGGCATCGGGCTCGCCATCGCGAAGCGGTTCGCGGCCGAAGGCGCGCACGTGTTCATCACCGGGCGGCGCAAGGAGGTCCTCGACGACGCCGTCGCCGAGATCGGCGGCAGCGTGCAGGCGATCCGCGCCGACTCCTCGAACCTCGCCGACCTCGACGCGCTCTACCGGGCCGTCGAAGAGCGCGGGAAGGGCCTCGACGTCGTCGTCGCCAACTCCGGCGGCGGCACCGTCGCCCCGCTCGGCGAGATCACCGAGGAGCAGGTCGACGGCACGTTCGCCACGAACGTCAAGGGCGTCGTCTTCACCGTGCAGAAGGCCTTGCCGCTGCTCAACGAGAACGCGTCGATCATCATCACGGGCTCGACGACGTCGACGCGCGTGGCGCCGGGCATGAGCATCTACGCCGCGACGAAGGCCGCCGTCCGCAACTTCGCGCGGACCTGGGCGCTCGACCTGAAGGGCAAGGGCGTCCGCGTGAACGTCCTCAGCCCGGGACCGACGCGCACCCCGGGCCTGCTCGGCCTGGCCGAGCCCGCCGCCCAGCAGGCGATGCTCGACATGTTCGAGGCCGACGTCCCGCTCGGCCGGATCGGCGACCCGTCCGAGATCGCCGGCGCGGCACTGTTCCTGGCCTCACCCGACGCCAGCTTCGTCAACGGCGTCGAATTCTTCGTCGACGGCGGCCAGGCGCAGGTCTGACCGGGCTCAGCGCAGCGTCGCGTGTGACGGCTTGAGGTCGGCGAGGGTGCGGACGCCCAGCAGCTGCATCGTGCGGACCATCTCCGTGCGGAGGATGTCCACGCAGCGCTGGACGCCGCGCTCGCCGCCGGCCATCAGGCCGTAGAGGAACGCGCGGCCGACCAGGACGGCGTCGGCCCCGCGGGCGATGGCCGCGACGATGTCGCCGCCGGACAGGATGCCGGTGTCGATCCAGACCTCGGCGCCGCCCTGGATCTCGTCGAGCACCGCCGGGAGCAGCTCCAGGGGCGTCGGCGCGCGGTCCAGCTGGCGGCCGCCGTGGTTCGAGATCAGCACCGCGTCGGCGCCGTGCTTGACGACGTCGCGCGCGTCGTCGACGTTCTGCACGCCCTTGACCACGAGCTTCCCGGGCCAGGTGCGGCGCACCCAGTCGAGGTCGTCGTAGTTCAGCGTCGGGTCGAACAGCTTGTTCAGCAGCTCGGCGACGGTGCCGTCGAAGTGGCTGAGCGAGGCGAAGTTCAGCGGCTCGGTGGTGAGCAGGTTGAACCACCACGCGGGGTGCGTCGCGCCGTCGAGGAACGTCTTGAGCGTGAGCGCCGGCGGGATGGTCAGGCCGTTGCGGACGTCGCGCAGCCGGGCGCCGCCGACCGGGGTGTCGACGGTCAGCATGAGCGTGTCGAAGCCGTGTTCCCACGCGCGATTCATCAGATCTTCGCCGGCGCCGTGGTCGCGCCAGACGTAGAGCTGGAACCACTTGCGGGCCCCGGGCGCGGCGGCGGCGAGGTCCTCGATCGACGTCGTCGCCATGGTCGAGAGCCCCATCGGGATGCCGTTGCGCTCGGCGACGCGGGCCACCGCGCTCTCGCCCTCGTGCTGCATCATCCGGGTGAAACCGGTGGGGGCGAAGGCGAAGGGCAGGGCCGAGGTCTTGCCGAGGATCTCGCGCGTGGTGTCCACATCGGACACCCCGCGCAGGACGTTCGGGTGGAACTCGACCCGCCGGTAGGCCTGGCGGGCGCGCAGCAGGCTGTCTTCGAGCTCGGCCGCGCCGTCGGTGTAGTCGAAGGCCGCCCGCGGGGTCCGCTTGCGCGCGGCCGTGCGCAGGTCGGCGATGGTGTGCGCGTTGCCGAGCCGCCGGTCGGTCGGGTTGAGCACGATCGGCTTGGGCCGCAGGAGCTGCTTCAGCTCGTCCGGCTTCGGCAGTCGGCGCTTCGTCACCTTCATCAACTCCCTAGCAAGCGGGACCCGGCAGACATCGGATGTCTGCCGGGTCCCTTTCTAGCACCAGGTCACGCGCTGCCGGAATCGGACGTCTGCGGCCCGGCGGCCGAGATGTCGTCGATCCGGTACTTCGTGGCCGCCTCGAGGACCTTCGCCTGGTCGACCTCGCCGCGCTTGGCCAGCGCCGAGAGGGCGCCGATCGTGATCGACTCGGCGTCGACCAGGAACTTCCGCCGCGCGGCGGGCCGGGTGTCGGAGAAGCCGAAGCCGTCCGTGCCCAGCGTGAGCATGTCGGTCGGGACCCACGGGCGGATCAGGTCCGGCACCGAGCGCATCCAGTCCGACACCGCCACGACCGGCCCGTTCGTGCCCGAAAGCGCTTCGGTCACGTACGGCACGCGCGGCTCGCTGCCCGGGTAGAGCAAGTTGTCGTGGTCGATCTCGACGGCCTCGCGCCGCAGCTCGGTCCACGACGTCGCCGACCACACGGCCGCCCGCACGCCCCACTCCTCGGCGAGGAGCTTCTGCGCCTTCAGCGCGTCCGGCATCGTGACGCCCGAGACCAGGATCTGCACCTCGGCGCCGTCGCCCTCGGGGGCGTCGGCGTACTTGTACAGGCCCTTCAGCAGGCCGTCGACGTCGAGGTTCGCCGGCTCGGCGGGCTGCTGGTACGGCTCGTTGTAGATCGTCATGTAGTAGAAGACGTTCTCGCCGTTGCCGTCCGGGCCGGTCTCGCCGTACATCCGGCGGAGGCCGTCCTTCACGATGTGCGCGATCTCGAACGACCACGACGGGTCGTACGCCACGGCCGCCGGGTTGGTCGAGGCCAGCAGCAGCGAGTGCCCGTCGGCGTGCTGCAGGCCCTCACCGGTCAGCGTGGTGCGCCCGGCGGTGGCGCCGATGACGAACCCGCGGGCCATCTGGTCGGCGGCGGCGTAGAGGCCGTCACCGGTGCGCTGGAACCCGAACATCGAGTAGAAGATGTAGATCGGGATCATCGGCTCGCCGTGCGTCGCGTACGACGTGCCGACGGCGGTGAACGACGCGGTCGAGCCCGCCTCGTTGATGCCCTCGTGCAGCAGCTGGCCCTTTTCGGACTCCTTGTAGGCCAGCATCAGGCTCGCGTCGACCGACGTGTACGTCTGGCCGTGCGGGTTGTAGATCTTGGCCGTCGGGAACATCGAGTCGAGGCCGAAGGTGCGGGCCTCGTCCGGGATGATCGGGACGACGCGCTTGCCGATCTCGGAGTCCTTCGCCAGCTCGCGGACCAGCCGGACGAACGCCATCGTCGTGGCGACCTCCTGCTTTCCCGAGCCCTTCCGGACGCCTTCGTAGACCTTGTCGCCGGGCAGCACGAGCGCCTTCGCCGACTTCGGGCGGCGTTCCGGCAGGAAGCCGCCGAGCGCCTTGCGGCGGCCGATCAGGTACTCGATCTCCGCCGAGTCCTTGCCCGGGTGGTAGTACGGCGGCAGCTTCGGGTCGCGCTCGAGCTCCTCGTCGCTGATCGGGATCCGCTGTGAGTCGCGGAACAGCTTGAGGTCGTCGAGGGTGAGCTTCTTCATCTGGTGCGTGGCGTTGCGGCCCTCGAACGCCGGGCCCAGGCCGTAGCCCTTGATGGTGTGGGCCAGGATCACCGTCGGCTGGCCGTGGTGCTCC
This genomic window contains:
- the aceE gene encoding pyruvate dehydrogenase (acetyl-transferring), homodimeric type — its product is MAPQNDGASGKETPARVRVIRDGLAAHLPDIDPEETAEWLDSFDEALARGGQQRARYLMLRILERARERNVGVPALTSTDYVNTIPTENEPWFPGDEEIERRYRAYIRWNAAIMVHRAQRPGVGVGGHISTYASSAALYEVGFNHFFRGKDHSGGGDQIYIQGHASPGIYARAFLEGRLSEQQLDGFRQEYSHAGEGGGLPSYPHPRLMPEFWENPTVSMGLGPMNAIYQARFNRYLRDRGIKDTNDQHVWAFLGDGEMDEAESRGLIHIAAGEGLDNLTFVINCNLQRLDGPVRGNGKIIQELESYFRGAGWNVIKVIWGREWDSLLHADRDGALVNLMNVTPDGDYQTYKANDGAFVREHFFGRDPRTKDLVKDLSDADIWNLKRGGHDYRKVYAAYKSALEHHGQPTVILAHTIKGYGLGPAFEGRNATHQMKKLTLDDLKLFRDSQRIPISDEELERDPKLPPYYHPGKDSAEIEYLIGRRKALGGFLPERRPKSAKALVLPGDKVYEGVRKGSGKQEVATTMAFVRLVRELAKDSEIGKRVVPIIPDEARTFGLDSMFPTAKIYNPHGQTYTSVDASLMLAYKESEKGQLLHEGINEAGSTASFTAVGTSYATHGEPMIPIYIFYSMFGFQRTGDGLYAAADQMARGFVIGATAGRTTLTGEGLQHADGHSLLLASTNPAAVAYDPSWSFEIAHIVKDGLRRMYGETGPDGNGENVFYYMTIYNEPYQQPAEPANLDVDGLLKGLYKYADAPEGDGAEVQILVSGVTMPDALKAQKLLAEEWGVRAAVWSATSWTELRREAVEIDHDNLLYPGSEPRVPYVTEALSGTNGPVVAVSDWMRSVPDLIRPWVPTDMLTLGTDGFGFSDTRPAARRKFLVDAESITIGALSALAKRGEVDQAKVLEAATKYRIDDISAAGPQTSDSGSA
- a CDS encoding alpha-hydroxy acid oxidase; this translates as MTKRRLPKPDELKQLLRPKPIVLNPTDRRLGNAHTIADLRTAARKRTPRAAFDYTDGAAELEDSLLRARQAYRRVEFHPNVLRGVSDVDTTREILGKTSALPFAFAPTGFTRMMQHEGESAVARVAERNGIPMGLSTMATTSIEDLAAAAPGARKWFQLYVWRDHGAGEDLMNRAWEHGFDTLMLTVDTPVGGARLRDVRNGLTIPPALTLKTFLDGATHPAWWFNLLTTEPLNFASLSHFDGTVAELLNKLFDPTLNYDDLDWVRRTWPGKLVVKGVQNVDDARDVVKHGADAVLISNHGGRQLDRAPTPLELLPAVLDEIQGGAEVWIDTGILSGGDIVAAIARGADAVLVGRAFLYGLMAGGERGVQRCVDILRTEMVRTMQLLGVRTLADLKPSHATLR